The genome window AAAGCGCCCTGCCTACTTTACAAAGAAAGGAATCTGGTACTGAGATCATTGCGTGATTATTTCACTCCTGATGTTACCGAAATTTTAATAGATAATGATGTCTTATTCAGGGAGGCCAAAAATTTCATTAAAATTATTGCTCCCAAAGAGACCCGGATCGTCAAACTCTACAAGGGGGCTAAGCCGATATTTTCAAAATACCAGCTTGAAAACCAGATCGCTTCCATTTTTCAAAGCCGTGTCGGGTTAAAATCCGGCGGTTCCATAGTAATTGAACAGACCGAAGCCCTTGTGGCAATAGATGTAAATTCAGGAAAAGCAACCAAAGAAAAGTCTATTGAACAGACTGCATCACATACAAACATAGAAGCGGCTGAAGAGATTGCCAGGCAGCTTAGACTTCGGGATCTTGGTGGTCTTATTGTACTCGACATGATAGATATGAGAGACCGCAAGCATAAAGCAGAAGTAGAAAAGGCACTTAAACTCCATCTGAGAATCGATAAGGCAAAAACAAAAATCGGTAAAATATCACAATTCGGTTTAATCGAAATGTCAAGGCAAAGAATACGTCCATCCATAGAGTTCAGCAGTTTCGAAACCTGCAAGCATTGCCAGGGAAAGGGACAGATTCCATCTCCTGAAACACGCGGCCTCAGTTTTTTACGGGAATTAAGCGCGACGACTCTTAAAAGTGAAATGGTTTCGATTAACTGTATTGTGCCTGTTGATGTTGCCGAATACCTGTTAAACAAAAAAAGAAAGGAACTTGTTGAACTGGAAACAAGCCGGGGGATTCAAATTAATATAGTCGCAGAAAGCTCTATGACGCGTATGGAATCAAAAATAGATTACTGTTAAATTTCATAATTGAGGGAATATATGCCAATAAAAAAAAATGAAAAATCAAAATTTTCCTTAAAATTGAGCCTGATATTTGTAGTAATTATTATCCTTATTATTGCAGGATTATGGATAGTGTCAAAATATAAACCTGTTGTAACTGATACTACAGAAGTTAAGCCAATTCAGGTTAAAAAACAGTCTGTTATAGATTATAACAAAATTGAGAACGATACTGCACTAAAGGAGATGATGGAACAACGAAAAACAGACTACGGTATCGAAAACGGAGTTGATGTTATTGTTAAATCCGATGAAGCGCTGAAAATCGGCGATTCAACGGTTCCCATGAAAAGAATTATTGAAAAGATACGCTTAAAAAGCGGTGAGATAGTCGAATCTGATATCGGATCGGCAAAAAAAGATCCAAAATATAAATTTGAGACGTTCGGAATATATATAGTAAAAAAAGGAGACAGCATATGGAACATACATTTCAAATTTTTAAAGGACTTTTTTGACCATAAAGGCATTCCACTGGCGCCCACCTCCGATGAACCGAATCAATCAGGTTACAGCTCCGGTGTGGGTAAAATTTTAAAATTTTCTGAAAACCTGGTAAGTATTTATAACATTAAAGAGAACAGTCTGGATGTGGATCTTAACCTGATCCATCCTTTAAACAAAATGGTTGTGTATAATATGACACAAATTTTCGGGCTGCTCGATTCTATTGATTACAGAAATGTAAACAGCATTCAGTTTGACGGTGAGACCCTCTGGATTCCTTCGGAATAGAGGAGCGCTGCGCTTTAGGGCTGCTTTGCGGGAGGGTTAAATTCGGCAATGTTTATAAGAAATAATTGACGTATAATTTTTTTTACAGTATATCAGCACCAATTAAATTGAATCGAATTATATGATATTTAGAAGGCTTAAAGGGAGGTTGTTTTGACAAGTATCGCATATGCACTGGGAGCGGGAGGCGGAGCAGGCCAGGGATCCGGAGGATTTACGGCATTTATCCCGCTGATTCTTATGTTTGTTATTTTCTATTTCCTGCTTATCCGGCCACAGCAGAAAAAACAGAAAAAACATCAGGAAATGATAGGCAATCTGAAAAAAGATGACAGGGTTCTCACAGGAGGCAGCATATACGGCCGTATTACCTCTGTGGATGAAAACGACATTACTGTTGAAATAGCAAATAATGTTCGCGTAAAAGTAGCTCGGGGGAGCATTACCGCACTTGTCTCCCCACAGCAGCAGACCCAGGCAAAAAAAGGAGAAGAACAATAGATTTCCACATAAATAATTTCACTGCGTTATCGGTCGTCGGAGTATTATAATACGCCTTCCTCCCTCTGGCCTTGTGAAATTCATTATCTGGCAATCTATAGAGTCTGAATGACTTGTCGGGTATAATCAATTTTTTCCCAAGAAAGGAACCTGGTTTTGAAGGATATTACCTGGAGACCTATTTTTGTTCTGCTGGTTTTGATAACCGCTGTTATTTATATACTTCCCACGATACAGCCGGGCTGGTGGCCGCATAAAAAAATAAACCTGGGGCTCGATCTCCAGGGAGGAATGCACCTTGTCCTTGAAGTGGATACGGAAAAAGCTGTTGACAGTACACTTGAGCGGATTTCCCACGAACTGCGGGGAGATTTAAAAAAGAACAGTATCCGGCATACCGGGATAAAGCTGGTGGAAGGAACCGGTATTGCACTTAAGATGCCGGATAAGAGTGTGAATAATTTTGAAAATTTTATTCATAAAGAATACCGGGATTTACATATACAATCCAGATCTGCTGAAAATGGGATTAATACTATAGTTATAAATCTCCCTGCTGATGAAGCCTTGCATGTCAAAAAAATGGCTACTGAGCAGGCTCTGGAAACAATAAGAAACAGGATAGACCAGTTTGGCGTCAGTGAGCCCGATATAAGAATACAGGGTGAAAAACGGATATTGATCCAGTTGCCCGGCATAAAAGATACCCAAAGGGCCAAGGATCTTATAGGCAAGACTGCCCTGCTTGAATTTAAACTTGTAGATGAAACCCATGATGTCAATACTGCTTTAAACGGTACCCCGCCCCCGGGAAGCGAAATACTCTACCAGATCCATAAGGATGATCAAACAGGTCGAAGCAGTAAAACTCCGATGCTGATAAAAAAGAGAACCGCTTTAACCGGTGCTACCCTGACAGATGCGAGGGTGCAGATAGATTCTCAATATAACGAACCTTATGTTTCAATTAAATTTGACAAAAAAGGCGGAAGAGATTTTGCCAGGATAACCGGCGCAAATATAAAAAAACGGCTTGCCATCGTGCTTGACAACAAAGTCTATTCAGCGCCTGTTATACAGGATAAAATTGCAGGCGGCGAGGCCCGTATTACAGGCAATTTTTCAACAGAAGAGGCGCGTGATCTGGCCATTATACTGCGCGCCGGCGCTCTGCCGGCTCCTGTAAAAATACTAGAAGAGAGAACCGTAGGTCCTTCACTGGGCTCGGATTCGATCAAAAAAGGACTTTTTTCCATGATGGCCGGCGGCGTGCTGGTGGTTCTGTTTATGCTGGTCTATTATAAAGGCTCCGGACTTATCGCTGATCTTGCCCTGGCCCTGAATATTCTTCTGATTGCCGGAGGTCTGGCAGGATTCCAGGCAACCTTAACACTCCCCGGCATAGCGGGCATTATACTCACCATAGGCATGGCGGTAGATGCAAATGTTTTGATATTTGAGCGGATAAGGGAGGAACTGCGTTTTGGCAGGACCCCCAGGG of Desulfosarcina sp. BuS5 contains these proteins:
- a CDS encoding Rne/Rng family ribonuclease; the protein is MSVKILVNAVDPEECRIATIRKNKLDGFYIDRASKAITHGNIYKGIITRIEPSLQAVFVDYGAERHGFLGQKEIHSDYYQDNPSRSKTLSNLVKTGQELIVQITKDPFMKKGAMLTTYISLPGRYVVLMPGTVNKGISRKIEDEKERSRLKNIIERLKLPEGFGLIVRTAGEKCTTTSISKDMSYLLRLWKNINKNVTNEKAPCLLYKERNLVLRSLRDYFTPDVTEILIDNDVLFREAKNFIKIIAPKETRIVKLYKGAKPIFSKYQLENQIASIFQSRVGLKSGGSIVIEQTEALVAIDVNSGKATKEKSIEQTASHTNIEAAEEIARQLRLRDLGGLIVLDMIDMRDRKHKAEVEKALKLHLRIDKAKTKIGKISQFGLIEMSRQRIRPSIEFSSFETCKHCQGKGQIPSPETRGLSFLRELSATTLKSEMVSINCIVPVDVAEYLLNKKRKELVELETSRGIQINIVAESSMTRMESKIDYC
- the yajC gene encoding preprotein translocase subunit YajC, encoding MTSIAYALGAGGGAGQGSGGFTAFIPLILMFVIFYFLLIRPQQKKQKKHQEMIGNLKKDDRVLTGGSIYGRITSVDENDITVEIANNVRVKVARGSITALVSPQQQTQAKKGEEQ
- the secD gene encoding protein translocase subunit SecD, producing the protein MKDITWRPIFVLLVLITAVIYILPTIQPGWWPHKKINLGLDLQGGMHLVLEVDTEKAVDSTLERISHELRGDLKKNSIRHTGIKLVEGTGIALKMPDKSVNNFENFIHKEYRDLHIQSRSAENGINTIVINLPADEALHVKKMATEQALETIRNRIDQFGVSEPDIRIQGEKRILIQLPGIKDTQRAKDLIGKTALLEFKLVDETHDVNTALNGTPPPGSEILYQIHKDDQTGRSSKTPMLIKKRTALTGATLTDARVQIDSQYNEPYVSIKFDKKGGRDFARITGANIKKRLAIVLDNKVYSAPVIQDKIAGGEARITGNFSTEEARDLAIILRAGALPAPVKILEERTVGPSLGSDSIKKGLFSMMAGGVLVVLFMLVYYKGSGLIADLALALNILLIAGGLAGFQATLTLPGIAGIILTIGMAVDANVLIFERIREELRFGRTPRAAVDAGYSRATLTILDANVTTLIAALVLFQFGTGPVKGFAVTLSLGVIASLFTALVLSRLIFDFLLINRKIKNLSI